A single genomic interval of Macadamia integrifolia cultivar HAES 741 chromosome 6, SCU_Mint_v3, whole genome shotgun sequence harbors:
- the LOC122081317 gene encoding tryptophan N-monooxygenase CYP79A68-like, with product MKNNTFTISSSFLNLPWVTNSNWAATTIAELSSHTFTHPTTALLLLVSLLYFLIQSCFDTHKKINPTPALLPPGPLPWPILGSLPELYRNKPAFKWILGLMKGMNTDIACIRLGNIHVIPVTCPDLAREFLKKYDSVFASRPISMGTEYSSRGFLSIAVSPWGDQWKKMRRVVASEVITPGRLRWLHDKRIEEADNLVRFVYNQCNTIGGGGAIVDVRVAVRQYSGNVIRRLMFNKRYFGEGREDGGPGVEEEEYVDAVFTVLSLLYAFCVSDYLPWLRWLDLDGHEKKMKKAIKVVNKYHDAVINERLREWRDGKEGWCDPKRQPEDLLDVLISVKDDKGKPLLSTEEVKAQAADLIYASIDNPSNAVEWALAEMINQPEIIQKAIEEIDRVVGKERLVQESDFPKLNYVKACAREAFRLHPIAPFNLPHVSICDTTVAGYFIPKGSHVLLSRFGLGRNPKVWDEPLKFKPERHLKDGLEVDLIEPKLQFISFSTGRRGCMGISLGTSMTVTLFARLLQGFSWEVPPGESCIDLAESTGDLFLAKPLHVLAKARLPKHVYPAN from the exons ATGAAGAACAACACCTTCACCatctcttcctccttcctcaACCTCCCATGGGTTACCAACTCAAATTGGGCTGCCACCACCATTGCTGAATTATCATCCCACACCTTCACCCACCCAACCACTGCACTCCTTCTCTTAGTCTCCCTCCTCTACTTTCTCATCCAATCCTGTTTCGACacccataaaaaaattaacccTACGCCTGCCCTTCTCCCACCAGGTCCATTACCATGGCCCATTTTGGGTTCCCTCCCAGAACTGTACAGAAACAAACCTGCCTTCAAATGGATACTTGGTCTCATGAAAGGAATGAACACTGATATTGCATGTATCCGTCTTGGTAACATCCATGTCATCCCTGTAACCTGCCCAGATCTAGCTCGTGAGTTCTTGAAGAAGTATGATTCAGTTTTTGCTTCAAGACCCATTTCAATGGGTACAGAATACTCAAGCCGTGGCTTCTTATCCATAgctgtttcaccttggggtgaccaatggaagaagatgagaagagttGTGGCTTCTGAAGTTATCACTCCAGGGAGACTCAGGTGGCTCCATGACAAGAGAATTGAAGAAGCTGATAACCTGGTTCGCTTTGTTTATAACCAGTGTAACActattggtggtggtggtgcaatTGTGGATGTAAGGGTTGCAGTGAGACAATATAGTGGGAATGTTATAAGAAGGTTGATGTTCAATAAGAGATATTTTGGTGAAGGAAGGGAAGATGGTGGGCCAggtgttgaagaagaagaatatgttGATGCAGTGTTTACTGTGTTATCTTTGCTGTATGCTTTCTGTGTTTCTGATTACTTGCCTTGGTTGAGATGGTTAGATTTGGATGGGcatgagaagaaaatgaagaaggcTATTAAGGTTGTTAACAAGTATCATGATGCTGTGATTAATGAGAGATTAAGAGAATGGAGAGATGGGAAAGAGGGTTGGTGTGATCCAAAGAGGCAACCTGAGGATCTCCTTGATGTACTTATTTCAGTTAAGGATGATAAAGGGAAGCCATTGTTATCAACTGAGGAGGTCAAAGCTCAAGCAGCG GACTTGATCTATGCGTCAATAGACAACCCATCAAATGCAGTGGAATGGGCACTAGCGGAGATGATAAACCAACCCGAAATCATCCAAAAAGCTATAGAAGAAATAGACCGGGTGGTCGGAAAGGAGagattggttcaagaatccgaTTTCCCAAAGCTCAACTATGTCAAGGCTTGTGCAAGGGAAGCCTTTAGGCTCCACCCAATAGCCCCCTTCAACCTCCCACATGTTTCAATCTGTGACACCACCGTTGCGGGCTACTTCATCCCAAAGGGTAGCCATGTGTTGCTGAGCCGGTTTGGGTTGGGCCGGAACCCTAAGGTTTGGGATGAGCCACTCAAGTTTAAACCAGAACGCCACTTGAAAGATGGTTTGGAGGTGGATCTAATTGAACCGAAACTACAGTTTATCTCTTTCAGCACGGGGAGGCGTGGGTGCATGGGGATCTCACTTGGTACTTCTATGACTGTTACGTTGTTCGCTAGACTTTTGCAAGGGTTCAGCTGGGAAGTGCCACCGGGTGAGTCATGCATTGACCTTGCCGAGTCGACTGGTGATCTTTTCTTGGCTAAACCGCTACATGTGCTTGCGAAGGCCCGGTTGCCCAAGCATGTCTACCCGGCCAACTGA
- the LOC122081584 gene encoding uncharacterized protein LOC122081584, producing MACAALRCGGGNAFLSHLNVRADQQQRQPQRSCSCRGNPPLAVLKSNYQQTQIRTTGNAWKLPPMPSVVNENLSFSRGESSGAEKGEITSETLDVWMRDSVTDIVKNIGEAPFLFHLFSSKKNGKAKVTRLNREKAVAEEWPFMKRRWEEREERGECSTPDGIILVEELKDENEDQEDSEGRGEESNTRAWGIVIQGKGVNCSPACYILKTCRVGSPSIGFCTHFCLVKAQLYSETALQQMKNSWLLNPQLLYQNSYYSDFESTKQMN from the coding sequence ATGGCTTGCGCAGCCCTGCGTTGTGGCGGTGGAAACGCATTCCTCTCTCATCTTAACGTTAGAGCCGATCAGCAGCAGCGACAACCCCAGAGGAGCTGTTCGTGCAGGGGAAACCCCCCACTAGCGGTGCTCAAGTCAAATTATCAGCAGACTCAGATAAGAACCACAGGGAATGCCTGGAAGCTTCCGCCGATGCCTTCTGTAGTGAATGAGAATCTTAGTTTCAGCAGGGGAGAGAGTAGTGGTGCCGAAAAGGGAGAGATCACATCTGAAACACTCGATGTGTGGATGAGAGATTCGGTGACTGATATTGTGAAGAACATCGGAGAAGCTCCATtcttgtttcatttgttttcttcaaaGAAGAATGGGAAGGCTAAGGTTACGCGGTTGAACAGAGAGAAGGCGGTGGCTGAGGAGTGGCCGTTCATGAAGAGGAGgtgggaagaaagagaagaaagaggggagTGCTCAACCCCTGATGGAATCATACTTGTTGAAGAACTCAAGGACGAGAATGAAGACcaagaagatagtgaaggaagaGGGGAGGAATCAAACACAAGGGCTTGGGGGATAGTGATTCAAGGGAAAGGTGTGAATTGCAGCCCAGCTTGTTATATACTCAAGACTTGCCGTGTGGGTTCGCCATCGATTGGTTTCTGTACACACTTTTGTTTGGTAAAGGCTCAGTTATACAGCGAGACTGCTCTGCAACAGATGAAGAACTCTTGGCTATTAAATCCGCAGCTCTTGTACCAGAACTCTTATTATTCTGACTTTGAATCTACAAAACAAATGAATTGA